The proteins below come from a single Streptococcus canis genomic window:
- a CDS encoding SDR family NAD(P)-dependent oxidoreductase encodes MAKIALVTGASAGFGKAIAEQLIADGIKVIGAARRLDKLKAMETCLGTENFYSLQMDVSDTKAIDKALASLPSQWQDISILVNNAGLALGLDKAHEADFANWMTMINTNIVGLIYLTRQLLPNMVSKDDGIIINLGSTAGTIPYPGANIYGASKAFVKQFSLNLRADLAGSHIRVTNIEPGLCEGTEFSSVRFDGDEERVKAIYKGAHAIQPRDIANTVTWVIHQPTHVNINRIEMMPVSQTYGPQPVSRD; translated from the coding sequence ATGGCAAAAATTGCATTGGTTACAGGTGCCTCCGCAGGGTTCGGCAAGGCTATTGCTGAACAGCTGATTGCTGATGGTATCAAGGTTATAGGGGCAGCACGTCGTCTTGACAAACTCAAGGCCATGGAAACTTGTTTGGGTACAGAAAACTTTTATTCCTTGCAGATGGATGTTTCAGATACCAAAGCTATTGATAAGGCTTTGGCAAGTTTACCAAGTCAGTGGCAAGACATTTCTATTTTAGTGAATAATGCAGGTCTAGCTTTGGGACTTGACAAGGCTCATGAGGCAGATTTTGCGAATTGGATGACCATGATTAATACCAATATAGTTGGTTTGATTTATCTCACCCGTCAATTATTACCAAATATGGTCTCCAAAGATGATGGGATTATTATTAATTTAGGGTCGACAGCAGGAACCATTCCTTATCCAGGCGCTAATATTTATGGGGCTAGCAAAGCTTTTGTCAAACAATTCTCCCTCAATTTGCGAGCAGATTTAGCTGGTAGTCATATTCGGGTAACAAATATCGAACCAGGTTTGTGCGAAGGAACAGAATTTTCATCCGTTCGCTTTGATGGTGATGAAGAACGGGTTAAAGCTATTTATAAAGGTGCCCATGCCATCCAGCCTAGGGATATTGCCAACACTGTGACTTGGGTTATCCATCAGCCTACGCATGTGAATATTAACCGTATTGAAATGATGCCTGTTTCGCAGACTTACGGGCCACAACCTGTCAGCCGTGATTAA
- a CDS encoding ABC transporter ATP-binding protein — protein MIRFNNVSKTFGQTKVLQEQTFQINNREFFVLVGPSGSGKTTLLKMINCLIEPSSGDILLNKTLQKDLNLRDMRLSIGYVLQQIALFPNLTVAENIAIVPRMKQWSPEDIKQKTEELLEKVGLPAKDYVNRYPSDLSGGEQQRIGIVRAIISHPKILLMDEPFSALDPISRKQLQELMLSLHKEFDMTIVFVTHDIDEAVKLGDRVAILNEGQIVQLDRPEIIKAHPANAFVANLFGGDDHA, from the coding sequence ATGATACGTTTTAATAATGTTTCTAAAACCTTTGGTCAAACGAAGGTCTTGCAAGAACAGACCTTTCAGATTAACAATCGTGAATTTTTTGTTTTGGTTGGTCCTAGTGGGTCGGGAAAAACAACCCTTTTAAAAATGATTAATTGTTTAATCGAGCCAAGTTCTGGGGACATTCTCTTAAATAAGACGCTTCAAAAAGATTTGAATTTGCGTGATATGAGACTATCTATCGGTTATGTCTTACAGCAGATTGCTCTCTTTCCCAATCTCACAGTGGCTGAAAATATTGCTATTGTTCCCAGGATGAAACAGTGGTCACCTGAGGATATTAAACAAAAAACAGAAGAATTATTGGAGAAGGTTGGCTTGCCAGCTAAGGATTACGTGAATCGTTACCCTAGTGATTTATCTGGAGGGGAGCAACAGCGTATCGGTATTGTTCGTGCTATTATTTCTCATCCTAAAATTTTATTGATGGATGAACCTTTTTCAGCATTAGACCCTATTTCGCGGAAACAATTACAAGAGTTAATGTTAAGTCTTCACAAAGAATTTGATATGACCATCGTATTTGTGACGCATGATATTGATGAGGCTGTCAAATTGGGGGATCGCGTGGCTATTTTAAACGAAGGACAGATTGTGCAGTTAGACCGTCCAGAAATCATTAAAGCCCATCCTGCGAATGCCTTTGTTGCGAATTTATTTGGAGGTGATGACCATGCCTAG
- a CDS encoding ABC transporter permease/substrate-binding protein, giving the protein MPSLFVTFQNRFSEWTAALAEHLQISLLSLMIALLIGIPLAALLSRSKRWSDIMLQVTGIFQTIPSLALLGLFIPLMGIGTFPAVTALVIYAIFPILQNTITGLNGIDPSLVEAGTAFGMTKWERLKTFEIPIAMPVIMSGVRTSAVMIIGTATLASLIGAGGLGSFILLGIDRNNANLILIGAISSALLAIIFNSLLQYLEKASLRRIIVSFGVILLALLTSYAPMVIGQFSKGRDTIIIAGKLGAEPDILINLYKELIEDQSELKVDLKSNFGKTSFLYEALKSGDIDIYPEFTGTITSSLLQEKPPLSNNPKQVYQDAKRGIAKQDKLVLLKPFAYQNTYAVAMPKRLAKERHIETISDLKEHASDLKAGFTLEFKDREDGYKGMQSQYGIHLSVATMEPALRYQAIQSGDIQVTDAYSTDAEITKYHLKILKDDKQLFPPYQGAPLMKASLLVKYPELKGILNQLAGKITEKEMQEMNYKVSVKGEDASKVAHAYLLKAKLIDR; this is encoded by the coding sequence ATGCCTAGTTTATTTGTGACCTTCCAAAACCGCTTTAGCGAATGGACAGCAGCCCTAGCAGAGCATTTACAGATTTCCCTCTTATCTTTAATGATTGCCTTGTTAATTGGAATTCCTTTAGCAGCCTTATTGAGTCGAAGTAAACGCTGGTCGGATATTATGTTGCAGGTTACAGGCATCTTTCAAACGATTCCTTCGCTGGCTTTGTTGGGACTCTTTATCCCTTTGATGGGAATTGGAACTTTCCCTGCAGTGACGGCTTTAGTTATTTATGCTATTTTCCCGATTTTACAAAATACCATCACAGGCCTAAATGGGATTGATCCAAGTCTTGTAGAAGCAGGGACTGCCTTTGGAATGACCAAATGGGAGCGTCTGAAAACCTTTGAAATTCCCATTGCCATGCCTGTTATTATGTCGGGAGTTCGAACATCGGCGGTTATGATTATTGGAACAGCTACTTTGGCTTCCTTGATTGGAGCTGGTGGCCTCGGTTCTTTCATTTTACTCGGTATTGACCGTAATAATGCCAACCTGATTTTGATAGGAGCTATTTCGTCAGCACTACTGGCTATTATTTTCAATAGTCTTCTACAATATCTGGAAAAGGCTTCCTTGAGACGTATTATTGTCAGTTTTGGGGTGATTCTGCTAGCTTTGTTGACTTCCTATGCTCCAATGGTCATTGGCCAGTTTTCAAAAGGGAGAGACACTATCATTATTGCGGGTAAGTTAGGCGCTGAACCAGATATCCTCATCAATCTTTACAAAGAATTGATTGAAGATCAATCGGAGCTAAAGGTTGATTTAAAATCTAACTTTGGGAAAACCAGTTTTTTGTACGAAGCTCTTAAATCTGGAGACATTGACATTTACCCTGAGTTTACAGGAACCATTACGTCGAGTCTTTTACAGGAGAAGCCACCTTTGTCAAATAATCCTAAGCAAGTTTATCAGGATGCCAAAAGGGGGATTGCTAAGCAAGACAAGCTGGTTTTGCTAAAACCATTTGCTTACCAAAATACTTATGCTGTTGCCATGCCTAAGCGTTTGGCTAAGGAACGTCATATTGAGACCATTTCTGATTTAAAAGAGCATGCTTCAGATTTAAAAGCAGGTTTTACCTTAGAATTTAAAGATAGAGAAGATGGTTATAAGGGAATGCAATCACAATACGGGATACATTTATCTGTAGCTACCATGGAGCCAGCTCTTCGCTATCAAGCGATTCAATCAGGAGATATTCAGGTGACAGATGCCTACTCAACAGATGCCGAAATTACTAAGTACCATTTGAAAATTTTAAAAGATGATAAGCAGCTTTTCCCACCTTATCAAGGAGCACCTTTAATGAAGGCTTCGTTGTTAGTGAAATACCCTGAATTAAAGGGGATTCTTAATCAGCTGGCTGGAAAAATCACTGAAAAAGAGATGCAAGAAATGAATTACAAGGTTTCAGTAAAAGGAGAAGATGCTAGCAAGGTGGCTCACGCCTATCTACTGAAAGCGAAATTAATTGACCGGTAA
- the guaC gene encoding GMP reductase codes for MFNDMPVFDYEDIQLIPNKCIINSRSQADTSVTLGKYQFKLPVIPANMQTIIDETIAEQLAKEGYFYIMHRFDEASRQPFIKRMHEQGLIASISVGVKAYEYDFVSSLTEDAPEFITIDIAHGHANSVIDMIKHIKTELPDTFVIAGNVGTPEAVRELENAGADATKVGIGPGKVCITKVKTGFGTGGWQLAALRWCAKAARKPIIADGGIRTHGDIAKSIRFGASMVMIGSLFAGHIESPGKTIEVDGQSFKEYYGSASEYQKGEHKNVEGKKILLPTKGHLADTLIEMQQDLQSSISYAGGKDLESLRRVDYVIVKNSIWNGDTI; via the coding sequence ATGTTTAATGACATGCCTGTATTTGATTATGAAGATATCCAGCTGATTCCTAACAAGTGCATTATTAATAGTCGATCACAAGCGGACACAAGCGTGACACTTGGAAAGTACCAGTTCAAATTACCAGTTATCCCTGCCAATATGCAAACCATTATTGATGAGACAATTGCAGAACAGCTGGCAAAGGAAGGTTATTTTTACATCATGCACCGTTTTGATGAGGCAAGTCGTCAACCTTTCATCAAACGCATGCACGAGCAAGGCTTGATTGCCTCTATCTCTGTTGGGGTCAAAGCTTATGAATATGACTTTGTTAGCTCCTTAACAGAGGATGCCCCTGAATTTATCACCATTGATATTGCTCACGGCCATGCTAATAGTGTCATTGATATGATTAAGCATATTAAAACAGAGTTACCAGATACTTTTGTGATCGCTGGGAATGTCGGAACGCCAGAAGCAGTACGTGAACTTGAAAATGCAGGTGCTGATGCTACTAAAGTAGGAATCGGCCCTGGAAAAGTATGTATCACTAAAGTTAAAACCGGTTTTGGAACAGGGGGATGGCAGCTAGCAGCACTACGGTGGTGCGCTAAGGCAGCTCGTAAGCCGATTATTGCTGATGGTGGGATTCGTACTCATGGTGATATTGCCAAATCCATTCGCTTTGGGGCTAGCATGGTCATGATTGGTTCGCTTTTTGCTGGTCATATTGAGAGTCCTGGAAAAACAATTGAGGTCGATGGTCAATCTTTCAAAGAATATTACGGATCTGCATCGGAGTATCAAAAAGGTGAACATAAAAATGTTGAAGGTAAGAAAATCTTGCTTCCAACAAAGGGGCACTTGGCAGATACCCTGATTGAAATGCAACAAGATTTGCAATCTTCCATTTCTTATGCAGGTGGCAAAGACCTAGAAAGCTTACGGCGTGTTGACTATGTCATCGTGAAAAATTCCATTTGGAATGGGGATACCATTTAG
- a CDS encoding xanthine phosphoribosyltransferase has protein sequence MQLLEERILRDGNILGENILKVDNFLTHQVDYRLMKEIGKVFAQKYTDAGITKVVTIEASGIAPAVYAAEALEVPMIFAKKHKNITMTEGILTAEVYSFTKQVTSTVSIAGKFLSEEDKVLIIDDFLANGQAAKGLIEIIGQAGAQVVGVGIVIEKSFQNGRQLIEDMGIEVTSLTRIKNFENGELNFLEADV, from the coding sequence ATGCAGTTACTTGAAGAGCGCATCTTAAGAGATGGTAATATTCTAGGAGAGAATATTTTGAAAGTGGATAATTTTTTAACACACCAAGTCGATTACCGTTTAATGAAAGAAATCGGCAAGGTTTTTGCTCAGAAATATACTGATGCTGGAATTACAAAAGTGGTTACTATTGAGGCATCAGGTATTGCGCCAGCAGTTTATGCAGCAGAAGCTTTAGAAGTTCCGATGATTTTTGCTAAAAAGCATAAAAATATTACCATGACAGAAGGTATTTTGACAGCAGAAGTTTATTCTTTCACTAAACAGGTGACAAGTACTGTTTCAATTGCGGGCAAGTTTCTTTCTGAAGAAGATAAGGTTTTGATTATCGATGACTTTTTAGCCAATGGTCAAGCAGCAAAGGGCTTGATTGAAATTATTGGTCAAGCAGGTGCGCAGGTGGTTGGAGTTGGGATCGTTATTGAAAAATCTTTCCAAAATGGTCGTCAATTAATTGAAGATATGGGAATTGAAGTGACATCCCTGACTCGCATTAAAAACTTTGAAAATGGGGAACTAAACTTTTTGGAGGCTGACGTATAA
- a CDS encoding nucleobase:cation symporter-2 family protein, with protein MTHSTKQEHSHSQSAVLGLQHVLSMYAGSILVPIMIAGALGYSARELTYLISTDIFMCGIATFLQLKLTKYTGVGLPVVLGCAFQSVAPLSIIGAQQGSGAMFGALIASGIYVIMVAGIFSKIARFFPPIVTGSVITVIGLSLIGVAMGNMGDNIKEPTLQSLILSLLTIFIILLVQKFTKGFVKSISILIGLVAGTLFAAMMGLVDTTPVVEASWIHVPTPFYFGMPTFEITSIVMMCIIATVSMVESTGVYLALSDLTNNHLDEKRLRNGYRSEGIAVFLGGLFNTFPYTGFSQNVGLVQISGIKTRRPIYYAAGILVAIGMLPKFGAMAQMIPSPVLGGAMLVLFGMVALQGMQMLNRVDFQNNDYNFIIAAVSISAGLGFNGTNLFASLPETAQMFLTNGIVIATLTSVVLNLVLNGKDK; from the coding sequence ATGACACATTCAACAAAGCAGGAACATTCACATTCCCAATCGGCTGTGTTAGGATTACAGCATGTTCTGTCTATGTATGCTGGTTCCATTTTAGTTCCAATCATGATTGCGGGAGCTTTGGGTTATTCTGCTAGAGAGCTCACCTATTTGATTTCCACAGATATTTTCATGTGTGGTATAGCAACCTTTTTACAATTAAAATTGACCAAATATACAGGTGTTGGTTTACCCGTTGTTTTAGGTTGCGCCTTTCAATCAGTAGCACCTTTATCCATTATTGGAGCGCAGCAAGGGTCGGGTGCTATGTTTGGAGCCCTGATTGCTTCAGGGATTTATGTTATTATGGTCGCAGGTATCTTTTCTAAAATTGCGCGTTTCTTTCCGCCTATTGTAACAGGTTCTGTGATTACCGTTATTGGTTTGAGCCTGATTGGTGTTGCTATGGGGAACATGGGGGATAATATCAAAGAACCTACATTACAAAGCCTGATTTTGTCACTGTTGACGATTTTCATTATTCTTTTGGTTCAAAAATTTACCAAAGGTTTTGTGAAATCCATTTCCATTTTGATTGGACTTGTAGCGGGAACCTTGTTTGCAGCTATGATGGGATTGGTGGATACAACTCCTGTTGTAGAAGCTTCTTGGATTCATGTACCAACTCCATTTTATTTTGGCATGCCAACTTTTGAAATCACTTCTATAGTGATGATGTGTATCATTGCGACGGTTTCTATGGTTGAATCAACAGGTGTTTACTTGGCTCTTTCTGATTTAACCAATAATCACTTGGATGAGAAACGCTTGCGAAACGGTTATCGCTCAGAAGGGATTGCAGTCTTTCTTGGAGGTTTGTTTAACACTTTCCCTTACACAGGCTTTTCGCAAAATGTTGGTTTGGTTCAGATTTCAGGTATTAAAACACGTCGTCCCATTTATTATGCTGCTGGTATTCTTGTGGCAATTGGCATGTTACCAAAATTCGGAGCAATGGCACAAATGATTCCAAGTCCAGTTCTGGGAGGAGCTATGCTTGTTCTCTTTGGTATGGTTGCTCTTCAAGGGATGCAAATGCTAAATCGTGTTGATTTCCAAAATAATGACTATAATTTTATTATCGCTGCTGTTTCCATCTCAGCAGGTTTAGGCTTTAATGGCACTAATCTTTTTGCCAGCTTACCAGAGACAGCACAAATGTTTTTAACCAATGGTATTGTGATTGCAACATTGACGTCTGTTGTTTTAAATTTAGTTTTAAATGGCAAAGACAAGTAA
- a CDS encoding FAD:protein FMN transferase — protein MLAKKKLTLMGTIIDVQIESDKATQQLQTVIDLLHTYKNRFSANDADSELMAVNQAAGVKPVNVHSDLLNLIQIGKTHSLSTPSNLNIAIGPLVQTWRIGFEDARVPNHSLISRQLALTDPKQVIIDDKEQTVFLQQAGMALDLGALAKGYIADKIMAYLIRDGIDSALINLGGNVLVHGPNPKRADAAFHVGIQKPGAKRGQHLGVIKINNQSVVTSGIYERQLNVVGKHYHHLFDRKTGYPIETEMVSLTIVAPSSLTCELWTTRLFGLDSSMVITLLNTLDNVEGLLVTRKHHVLMSNGLKHYFQPYYH, from the coding sequence ATGCTTGCTAAGAAAAAACTGACATTGATGGGTACTATTATTGACGTGCAAATCGAATCTGACAAGGCCACTCAACAACTACAAACAGTCATCGACTTATTACATACTTACAAAAATCGTTTTTCAGCCAATGACGCAGACTCTGAATTGATGGCTGTTAATCAGGCGGCTGGTGTTAAACCAGTCAACGTCCACTCTGATTTATTAAACCTAATCCAAATTGGTAAAACTCATAGCTTGTCAACGCCAAGCAATTTGAATATTGCTATCGGACCACTTGTCCAAACTTGGCGAATTGGATTTGAAGATGCTAGGGTTCCTAACCATAGCCTTATCTCACGACAGTTAGCCCTAACAGACCCTAAGCAAGTTATTATAGATGACAAAGAACAAACTGTCTTTCTACAACAAGCAGGAATGGCTTTAGACTTAGGAGCCTTGGCCAAAGGCTACATAGCTGATAAGATTATGGCCTACCTTATCAGAGATGGTATCGACTCCGCCCTTATTAATTTAGGAGGAAATGTGCTCGTTCATGGACCTAATCCTAAGCGAGCTGACGCCGCTTTTCATGTCGGCATTCAGAAACCCGGTGCCAAACGTGGGCAACATCTGGGTGTCATCAAGATTAACAATCAATCTGTTGTGACTTCTGGAATCTATGAACGGCAACTAAACGTCGTCGGAAAACACTACCATCACCTCTTCGATCGCAAGACTGGCTATCCGATAGAAACAGAGATGGTTAGCTTAACTATCGTAGCCCCGTCATCTCTCACGTGCGAACTGTGGACCACCCGTTTATTTGGCCTTGATAGCTCAATGGTTATCACTCTTTTAAATACCCTTGATAATGTTGAAGGTCTTCTAGTAACAAGAAAGCATCATGTCCTTATGTCAAATGGTTTGAAACACTATTTTCAACCATACTATCACTAA
- a CDS encoding 4-oxalocrotonate tautomerase: MPFITIDLFEGRSQEQKNQLAREVTEVVSRIAQAPKESIHVFINDMPEGTYFPQGELKRKLL, from the coding sequence ATGCCATTTATAACCATTGATCTTTTTGAAGGTCGTAGTCAAGAGCAAAAAAATCAATTAGCTCGTGAAGTAACTGAAGTTGTATCACGAATTGCCCAAGCACCTAAAGAATCGATTCATGTCTTTATTAATGACATGCCAGAAGGGACATATTTCCCACAAGGTGAGCTAAAACGAAAATTATTATAA
- a CDS encoding thymidine kinase: MAQLYYKYGTMNSGKTIEILKVAHNYEEQGKPVVIMTSALDTRDGFGVVSSRIGMRREAIPISSDMDIFTFIAQLEEKPYCVLIDECQFLSKQNVYDLARVVDELAVPVMAFGLKNDFQNELFEGSKYLLLLADKIDEIKTICQYCSKKATMVLRTENGKPVYEGAQIQIGGNETYIPVCRKHYFHPPMDAE; encoded by the coding sequence TTGGCTCAATTATACTATAAATATGGGACAATGAATTCAGGCAAGACCATTGAAATTTTAAAAGTGGCTCACAATTATGAAGAGCAGGGAAAACCTGTTGTTATCATGACAAGTGCCCTTGATACACGTGATGGTTTTGGTGTTGTGTCAAGTCGTATTGGCATGAGACGAGAAGCTATTCCCATTTCCAGTGACATGGATATTTTCACATTTATTGCCCAATTGGAGGAAAAACCTTACTGTGTCTTGATTGATGAATGCCAATTTTTAAGCAAGCAAAATGTTTATGATTTGGCGCGTGTGGTTGACGAATTAGCTGTACCAGTGATGGCATTTGGTTTGAAAAATGATTTCCAGAATGAATTATTTGAAGGCTCAAAATACCTCTTGCTGCTAGCCGATAAGATTGATGAGATCAAAACAATTTGCCAGTATTGCAGCAAAAAGGCCACTATGGTCTTGCGAACCGAAAATGGGAAACCTGTTTATGAAGGGGCTCAGATTCAGATTGGGGGCAACGAAACCTATATTCCAGTCTGTCGCAAACACTATTTCCACCCACCAATGGATGCAGAGTAG
- the prfA gene encoding peptide chain release factor 1, with protein sequence MNIYDQLQAVEDRYEELGELLSDPDVVSDTKRFMALSKEEASTRDTVTAYREYKQVIQAIADAEEMIKDASGDPELEEMAKEELKESKAAKEDYEEKLKILLLPKDPNDDKNIILEIRGAAGGDEAALFAGDLLSMYQKFAESQGWRFEVMEASYNGVGGIKEVVVMVSGQSVYSKLKYESGAHRVQRVPVTESQGRVHTSTATVLIMPEVEEVEYDIDPKDLRIDIYHASGAGGQNVNKVATAVRIVHLPTNIKVEMQEERTQQKNRDKAMKIIRARVADHFAQMAQDEQDAERKSTIGTGDRSERIRTYNFPQNRVTDHRIGLTLQKLDTILSGKLDDIVDALVMYDQTQKLESLNN encoded by the coding sequence ATGAATATTTATGATCAATTACAGGCGGTTGAAGACCGTTACGAAGAGTTAGGTGAATTGTTGAGTGACCCAGATGTGGTTTCAGACACCAAACGTTTTATGGCTTTATCAAAAGAAGAAGCTAGCACGCGTGATACGGTTACTGCCTATCGTGAGTATAAACAAGTCATTCAAGCCATTGCTGACGCTGAAGAAATGATCAAGGATGCCAGTGGTGACCCTGAGTTAGAAGAAATGGCTAAAGAAGAATTGAAAGAATCTAAGGCTGCCAAGGAAGATTACGAAGAAAAATTGAAAATTCTCTTACTTCCAAAAGATCCAAATGATGATAAAAATATTATCTTGGAAATCCGTGGAGCTGCTGGTGGGGATGAGGCTGCACTTTTTGCAGGCGATTTATTGAGCATGTATCAGAAGTTTGCCGAAAGTCAAGGTTGGCGTTTCGAGGTCATGGAAGCCTCTTACAATGGTGTCGGCGGTATTAAAGAAGTGGTGGTCATGGTTTCAGGGCAATCTGTTTATTCCAAATTAAAATATGAATCAGGTGCTCACCGCGTACAGCGTGTTCCAGTAACCGAAAGTCAAGGACGTGTTCATACCTCAACAGCAACGGTTTTGATTATGCCAGAAGTGGAAGAAGTGGAGTACGACATTGATCCCAAAGATTTACGGATTGATATTTACCACGCATCAGGTGCTGGTGGCCAGAACGTCAATAAGGTGGCAACTGCGGTTCGTATCGTTCACTTGCCAACCAATATTAAGGTGGAAATGCAAGAAGAGCGGACTCAGCAAAAAAACCGTGATAAGGCAATGAAAATTATCCGAGCCCGCGTAGCTGACCATTTTGCTCAAATGGCACAAGATGAACAAGATGCTGAACGTAAATCGACCATTGGGACAGGAGATCGTTCTGAACGCATTCGGACTTACAATTTCCCACAGAATCGTGTGACTGACCACCGTATTGGCTTGACTTTGCAAAAGTTGGACACGATTTTATCTGGGAAACTGGATGACATTGTTGATGCCCTTGTCATGTATGACCAAACACAAAAATTAGAATCTCTAAATAACTAA
- the prmC gene encoding peptide chain release factor N(5)-glutamine methyltransferase, translated as MNYARLMRTYEDKLDKIGEDRENLAYVFRELKEWSSLEFLLHQNQEVTADDYLLLEEIFGALSQHLSPQYITGRAYFRDLQLAVDSRVLIPRPETEELVDLILKENTAPHCKVLDIGTGSGAIALSLKKERPDWQLTASDISRDALALAQTNADTYQLDVTFIESDVFSHLSGKFDMIISNPPYIAYEDKEEVGLNVLHSEPHLALFAEEDGYAIYRKIIEEAADYLTETGKLYFEIGYKQGEGLNHLLKTYFPDKRVRLLTDLFGRERMLVVDNGTLS; from the coding sequence ATGAATTATGCTAGATTAATGAGGACTTATGAGGATAAACTGGACAAGATAGGTGAGGATCGCGAAAACCTCGCCTATGTTTTTAGGGAGCTAAAAGAATGGTCTAGTCTTGAGTTTTTACTACATCAAAATCAAGAAGTAACTGCCGACGATTATCTTCTATTAGAGGAGATTTTTGGTGCCCTAAGTCAACACTTATCTCCTCAATACATTACTGGACGTGCTTATTTTCGTGATTTGCAACTTGCAGTGGACTCACGGGTTTTAATCCCAAGGCCAGAAACAGAAGAATTAGTTGACTTGATTCTTAAGGAAAATACTGCTCCTCACTGCAAGGTTTTAGACATTGGAACGGGAAGCGGTGCCATAGCACTTTCTCTCAAAAAAGAGAGACCAGACTGGCAACTAACGGCATCTGATATTTCCAGAGATGCCCTTGCTTTGGCCCAAACCAATGCCGATACTTATCAGCTTGACGTGACCTTTATTGAATCAGATGTTTTTAGCCATCTTTCAGGAAAGTTTGATATGATTATTTCCAATCCTCCTTATATCGCTTATGAGGATAAGGAGGAGGTAGGCTTAAATGTTCTCCACTCGGAACCTCATTTGGCACTTTTTGCAGAAGAAGATGGCTATGCCATTTACCGCAAGATTATTGAGGAAGCAGCTGATTATTTAACGGAAACGGGAAAGTTATATTTTGAAATTGGTTATAAGCAGGGAGAAGGTCTTAACCATTTGTTGAAAACCTATTTTCCTGATAAACGCGTACGCCTGTTAACGGATTTATTTGGTAGAGAAAGGATGCTGGTTGTTGATAATGGAACGCTTAGTTAG
- a CDS encoding L-threonylcarbamoyladenylate synthase: protein MERLVSIIEAGDALVLPTETVYGLFAKALDEKAVNAVYDLKQRPRDKAMNLNVADFNSILAFSKEQPGYLKKLYQAFLPGPLTIILKANDRVPYWINSGLPTVGFRLPSHPITAALIQKTGPLIGPSANISGKASGRVFDRIMRDFDFKVIGYADDPFLTGRDSTILDLSSERAVILRQGTITKEELLAKVPELRF, encoded by the coding sequence ATGGAACGCTTAGTTAGTATTATTGAAGCAGGTGATGCTCTTGTTTTGCCGACAGAAACGGTGTATGGTCTTTTTGCCAAGGCTTTGGATGAAAAAGCAGTAAATGCTGTTTATGACTTAAAACAAAGACCTCGCGACAAGGCGATGAACCTTAATGTGGCTGATTTTAATAGTATCTTAGCCTTTTCAAAGGAACAGCCGGGATACCTCAAAAAATTATACCAAGCCTTTTTACCAGGTCCCTTGACGATTATTCTAAAAGCTAATGATCGAGTTCCTTATTGGATTAATTCGGGACTGCCAACAGTTGGTTTTCGCCTACCCAGTCACCCAATTACCGCAGCTTTAATTCAAAAAACAGGTCCTTTAATTGGTCCTTCTGCAAACATATCTGGCAAAGCCAGTGGTCGGGTTTTTGATCGGATTATGCGGGATTTTGACTTTAAAGTGATTGGTTATGCAGATGATCCCTTTTTGACAGGAAGGGATTCAACCATTTTAGACTTATCAAGTGAGCGTGCTGTGATTTTGCGTCAAGGTACCATCACCAAAGAAGAATTATTAGCCAAAGTACCTGAACTTCGTTTTTAA
- a CDS encoding GNAT family N-acetyltransferase, producing the protein MLRPLSKTDCPMLQEINAKALGYLVSLDLLERQYERLIEDCHHYFLAYADKDTNQLLGYVHAERYETLYAADGLNLLGLAVLPAYQGRGIGSTLLRALESQAKQEGLAFIRLNSASHRKEAHAFYRNLNYADDKTQLRFIKNLQGDDNDF; encoded by the coding sequence ATGTTGAGACCATTAAGCAAAACGGATTGTCCTATGCTACAAGAAATTAATGCCAAAGCTCTTGGCTATTTAGTTTCTCTTGACTTGTTAGAAAGGCAATACGAGCGCTTGATTGAGGATTGTCATCATTATTTTTTAGCCTATGCCGACAAGGACACTAATCAATTATTGGGCTATGTTCATGCTGAACGGTATGAGACCCTTTATGCGGCTGATGGTCTTAATCTATTGGGCTTGGCTGTTTTACCAGCCTATCAGGGAAGGGGAATTGGAAGTACCCTACTAAGGGCTTTGGAATCACAAGCTAAACAGGAAGGGCTTGCCTTTATTCGTCTCAACTCTGCCAGTCATCGTAAAGAAGCGCATGCTTTTTACCGAAACCTCAACTACGCAGATGATAAAACACAATTACGATTCATCAAGAACTTACAAGGAGATGACAATGATTTTTGA